The DNA sequence GCCCGGGACGCCGCCGGGGCGTGACCCCGGCGGCGCCGACATGCTGAAGGCCGTGCTGAAGGTCGCCGTGCTCGGGCAGCCGTGCTCGGGTCGCCGTGCCGCCGCGGCCGGTCAGACCCCGGTGTTCACCGACTCGTGCCACGGGATGACCAGGCGCTTCGCGGTCGTCACCATCATGTAGAGCAGCGACCCCAGCACCGCGAGCAGCACGATCACCGCGAACAGCCGTGGCGCGTCGAGGGCGTTGAGGCTCGACACCACGAGGTAGCCGAGCCCGGCGCTGCCGCCGAGGTACTCACCGACGATCGCGCCGATCACCGAGAACACGATCGCGACCTCGGCGCCGGCGAACACGTACGGCAGGGTCGCGGGCAGCTCCAGGTTCCGTAACGTCGCCCAGCGCGAGGCGCCCAGCCCGGTCATGACGTCGCGGTGCCCGCGCTCGACCGAGCGCACCCCCAGCATCACGTTGAGCATGATCGGGAAGAACGCGAGCAGCCCGGCCATGATGATCTTCGAGGTGGGACCGAAGCCGAACCAGATCACGAAAGATCGGCACGAACGCCACCTTGAGCACGACCTGCAGCGCGACCAGGGCGGGCTGCACCGCGCGGCGCAGCCACTCGATGCGCCCGAGCACCGCGCCGACGCAGACGCCCGCGACGAGCGCGGCGCCGGACCCGACGAGGACCTCCAGCAGCGTCACGCCGATGTGGCCCCAGGTCTCCGGCGAGCAGCTCCCCCAGCGCCTGGACGACGGCGGTCGGCGCCGGCAGGATGAACTCCGAGACCCCGACCACCGAGACCGTGAACTGCCAGACCCCCACGAGCAGCAGCTGCGTGGCGTGCCGCACGCCGAGCGGCGGGTTCGCCTCCTGGAACACCAGCCCGAACTCGGCGAAGACCGCGTCGTCGCGACGGCCGGCGGCCCAGGCGGGCAGGCCGCCGGCCTCGACCAGCCCCGCGGACGGGGCGAGCAGACCGGACAGGATCCGCAGCAACGTCGTCTTGCCGCAGCCCGAGCGCCCGACCAGCGAGACGAACTCGCCGCGGCCGACCTCCAGGTCGATCCCCGACAGCGCGCGCACCTCGCCGCGCCCGGGTCGGGTACACCTTGTCCACACCGGACGCCCGCAGGCCGACCGCGCCCCCGGTCGGGGCCGCCTGCGCGGCGGAGCGGATCGCCGTCTCCTGGGTCATGCTCGTCTCCTGCTCCGGTGCCGGGGACCGTCGTCGTGTCGTCGGGTGCTCATCGGCTGCCCTCCGTGCCGTCGAGGCCGGCGTCGAGCCACTGCGCCGGGTCCTGGCCGGCGGGGGCCTGACCGACCGAGGAGACCTCGTCGTAGGTGGCCTGCCAGCGCTGCGGGTCGATGCCGGTCGGGCCCCGTCCCGCGGCGTCGGTGATCGGCGCCCGCCGGGAGGAGACCAGGCGCAGCGCCCCGTCGTGCACCACCCCGCCGATCGCGACCAGCGGTGCGCCGCGCTCCCCCGCGGCGACCATCGTCTCGATGTCGCCGATCCGGGAGATCTCCGCGGACCCGGCGAGCAGGGTCTGGATGGCCGGCGCGGAGCCCTGCGTGGCCTCGAAGGTCACGTCGAGACCGTTGGCGGCGAAGAAGCCCTTGGTGTCGGCGACCATCTCGGCGGCGTAGCCGAGCGACTCCATCGGCAGGATGTTGAGGAAGGTGATCCGGTCGCGGCCGTCCTGGCCGCCCCCCGACCCGCATCCGGCGAGGACGAGGCAGGCGGCGAGCAGGACCGCGGCGAGCCGGGTCGTCGTGCGGGTCATCGGGGGACCTCCGGTACGTGGTGGGTCGACGCGAAGGACTGCGACGGTGTGGCGGCGGTGTCCGGGCCGCGGTACCACGCGGTGGCGTTGCGGACCGCGGACCGCGGACCGCGGCCCGGGCGGCCGGGTCGAGGGCGGCGAGCAGCCGGGCCGCCCCGTCGCCGTGGCGGTGCGGGTGGTCACCGGCGTGGAGTAGGATCTCGGCGGCGCCGAGGACCTCCAGGGCGTCGCGCAGCTCGCCGGGGTCGCGCGGCAGATGGACCGGCGCGGTGGTGAACCGGACCTGCTCGCGGACGTACTGCGACGGCATCCGGTCCACCCACGGCACCTCGCGGCGGATGCCGCGCCACTCCTTGTCCAGCCGCCACAGCAGCGGCGGCAGCCAGGACGACCCGCACTCGGCGACGGTCACCCGCAGTTCGGGCAGCGCCCCGAGGGCGTCCTCGGCGACCAGCGACACCAGCTGGGACTGCGCGACCTGCCCGTGGGACAGGTAGCCCTGCAGGTGAGTGTGGGTCAACCCGGTCGTGGTCGGGGCGCTGCCGACCCGGCCCCCGGCGTGCAGGGTGACGACCAGCCCGGCCGCGGCGGCCGCGGCGAGGACCGGCCGGAACACCGGGTCACCCCAGCGCAGATCGTGGCCACGCACCGGGAGCAGCACCTGCACGAAGCGCGGGTCGTCCGCCCAGTGCTCGATCTCGGCGTCGGCCGCCGCCGGGTCACCGAGCGGCACGGCGACCGACTGCGGGCGCGGGACTCGTGGTCGAGGAACCGCTGCGCGACCCAGGTGTTCACCGCCCGGCACAGGGCGGCCTCGAACGCGTGGTTGCGGCTGACGTCGAACGCGGTGGTGCAGGTCAGGACCGCCGTGGTGACCCGTCCGCCACCGGGGGCCGGGGGGGTCGAGGACGGCGGCGCGCAGGGGCGCCACGTCGTGCGGGGCGGGGCCCTCGACCATCGCGGGCGGGTAGGCACCGGCCTGGACGGGTCCACGCGCAGCGCGGCCCCCAGGGCGTAGTCGCGCCAGTAGGGGCTCAGCAGCGGCGAGAGGTCGGTGAACGAGGCCGGTGCGAGGTGGGTGTCGGCGTCGAAGAACTCCTCGGCCGGCTCGGCGCTCATTCCTCGCTCCCGGGCAGGCTCAGGCCGTAGAGGCGGGCGGCGTTGGCGGCCGGCGCAGCGCCGCGGGCAGCACCCGCAGCGCGGTGATCGGGTCGTCGAAGTCGCAGTGCGGGTAGTCGGAGGAGAACAGGATCCGGTCGGTCATCCCGGTCTGCTCCCAGGTCGTCGCCAGGTGCGCGGGCATCGGCGGCTCGTCGATCGGCTGGGTGGTGAACCAGACCCGCTCGCGCACGATCTCCGACGGGGGACGGGTCAGCCACGGCACGTCGTCGCGGCAGAGCTCCCAGGCGTCGTCGAGGCCCCAGAGCAGCGACGGCGGCCAGGACACCCCGCCCTCGACGAGCACGAACTGCAGGTCCGGCACCACATCGAGGACGCCGCCGGCGACCAGCCCGGTCAGCGCGACCGCGACCGCGTTGCCGTACCAGGCGTGCTGCTCCAGGTAGAACGACGGCCAGCCGTCGCCGCGGTGGCCCTCGGTGCCGCCGAGGTGGATCGCCACCGGCAGCCCGTGCGCGGCGGCCGCGGCGTAGATCGGCCGGTACTTGGCGTCCGACCAGGGCAGGAACGTGCCGCTGTGGAACAGGACCTGCACGAACCGCGGGTCCGCGGCGCGGCGCTCGATCTCGGCGACCGCCTCCGCCGGCGACTCGTGCGGGATGCAGATGCTGGCCCGCAGCCGCGGCTCGGGGTCGAGCCAGTCGGTGACCAGCACGTCGTTGTACGCGCGGCACAGCGCGGCCGCGAACGCGGGCTCCTCGGCACCCGCGGTGTGGCCCTGCATCGGGATGAGCACCCCGGCGACGACGTCGTAGGGGTCGAGGAGCTGGCTGCGCATCAGGTCCAGGTCACTGCCCGGGGGCCGGAAGGCGCTGCCGGGCGGCCCGGCCTCGGGGTGGGAGTCGCGGCGCATGCCGCCGTGCCGGACCCGGGGGTAGACCGCGGGCGGCGGCGCGCCGCGCAGCCCGAAGCGCAGGAACCGGCGCCGCCAGGGCTCGGGCAGCGCGGCCGCGAGCCGGTCGGCGGTGACGACCGGGTGGATGTCGGCGTCGACGATCGGGGTCCGGGCGCGGCGCCGGGCCGGGGCCCGGGTGGTGGCCGTTGCGGAGTCGGTGGTGGTCATGACGTCTCCTCGGCGGCGGGGCGACGGCCGGTGTCGACGACCACCCAGCGGTCCTCGACGGTGACCTCGTGAGCCGGGTCCGGGTCGAGGTCGGTGTGCCACCAGAGGCGCTCGCGGATCGGTCCGGGGTCCCCGGGGCAGGGCAGCACGACCCGTCGGCGACCTGGCGGGCGAGCCGCTCCTGCAGCAGCGCGACGCGGTTGGTGCCGACGACCGTGTACGGCACCGACAGGTAGCTCTCGACCCGCACCCGGATGTCGGGCTCGACGCCGAGGCGGGGGAGCTGGCGTGTCATC is a window from the Pseudonocardia sp. HH130629-09 genome containing:
- a CDS encoding ABC transporter permease, with protein sequence MIWFGFGPTSKIIMAGLLAFFPIMLNVMLGVRSVERGHRDVMTGLGASRWATLRNLELPATLPYVFAGAEVAIVFSVIGAIVGEYLGGSAGLGYLVVSSLNALDAPRLFAVIVLLAVLGSLLYMMVTTAKRLVIPWHESVNTGV
- a CDS encoding ATP-binding cassette domain-containing protein; translation: MRALSGIDLEVGRGEFVSLVGRSGCGKTTLLRILSGLLAPSAGLVEAGGLPAWAAGRRDDAVFAEFGLVFQEANPPLGVRHATQLLLVGVWQFTVSVVGVSEFILPAPTAVVQALGELLAGDLGPHRRDAAGGPRRVRRRARRGRLRRRGARAHRVAAPRGAARPGRAAGRAQGGVRADLS
- a CDS encoding amidohydrolase family protein, yielding MTTTDSATATTRAPARRRARTPIVDADIHPVVTADRLAAALPEPWRRRFLRFGLRGAPPPAVYPRVRHGGMRRDSHPEAGPPGSAFRPPGSDLDLMRSQLLDPYDVVAGVLIPMQGHTAGAEEPAFAAALCRAYNDVLVTDWLDPEPRLRASICIPHESPAEAVAEIERRAADPRFVQVLFHSGTFLPWSDAKYRPIYAAAAAHGLPVAIHLGGTEGHRGDGWPSFYLEQHAWYGNAVAVALTGLVAGGVLDVVPDLQFVLVEGGVSWPPSLLWGLDDAWELCRDDVPWLTRPPSEIVRERVWFTTQPIDEPPMPAHLATTWEQTGMTDRILFSSDYPHCDFDDPITALRVLPAALRRPPTPPASTA
- a CDS encoding ABC transporter substrate-binding protein encodes the protein MTRTTTRLAAVLLAACLVLAGCGSGGGQDGRDRITFLNILPMESLGYAAEMVADTKGFFAANGLDVTFEATQGSAPAIQTLLAGSAEISRIGDIETMVAAGERGAPLVAIGGVVHDGALRLVSSRRAPITDAAGRGPTGIDPQRWQATYDEVSSVGQAPAGQDPAQWLDAGLDGTEGSR